From the genome of Globicephala melas chromosome 16, mGloMel1.2, whole genome shotgun sequence, one region includes:
- the OPALIN gene encoding opalin isoform X1, protein MSFSLNFTLPANTVSTAVPVHQTSSPAVTSGKGADCGPSLGLAAGIPSLVATALLVALLCTLIHQRRSSSESTEESERPCEISEIYDSPRIAENPRRLPTQEKNITGAEEAHIYVQTVPGSEEPIRDTYRPAVEVQRRRALWWLIPRLSME, encoded by the exons ATG aGTTTTTCACTGAACTTCACACTGCCGGCCAACACAGTGAGTACAGCGGTCCCCGTTCACCAG ACTTCCTCCCCAGCTGTTACCAGTGGGAAAGGAGCA GACTGTGGACCTTCTCTTGGGTTAGCAGCTGGCATCCCGTCCCTGGTGGCCACGGCCCTGCTGGTGGCCTTACTATGTACTCTGATTCACCAAAGAAGAAGCAGCAGTGAGTCCACCGAG gAAAGTGAGAGGCCTTGTGAAATTTCAGAAATCTATGACAGTCCCAGGATAGCTGAG AATCCTAGGAGGTTACCCACACAGGAGAAGAATATCACGGGAGCAGAAGAAGCCCACATATACGTGCAGACTGTTCCAGGAAGTGAGGAGCCCATTCGTGACACTTACCGTCCTGCTGTTGAAGTGCAGAGAAGGAGGGCGTTGTGGTGGCTTATTCCCAGACTGAGCATGGAGTGA
- the OPALIN gene encoding opalin isoform X3 — MSFSLNFTLPANTTSSPAVTSGKGADCGPSLGLAAGIPSLVATALLVALLCTLIHQRRSSSESTEESERPCEISEIYDSPRIAENPRRLPTQEKNITGAEEAHIYVQTVPGSEEPIRDTYRPAVEVQRRRALWWLIPRLSME, encoded by the exons ATG aGTTTTTCACTGAACTTCACACTGCCGGCCAACACA ACTTCCTCCCCAGCTGTTACCAGTGGGAAAGGAGCA GACTGTGGACCTTCTCTTGGGTTAGCAGCTGGCATCCCGTCCCTGGTGGCCACGGCCCTGCTGGTGGCCTTACTATGTACTCTGATTCACCAAAGAAGAAGCAGCAGTGAGTCCACCGAG gAAAGTGAGAGGCCTTGTGAAATTTCAGAAATCTATGACAGTCCCAGGATAGCTGAG AATCCTAGGAGGTTACCCACACAGGAGAAGAATATCACGGGAGCAGAAGAAGCCCACATATACGTGCAGACTGTTCCAGGAAGTGAGGAGCCCATTCGTGACACTTACCGTCCTGCTGTTGAAGTGCAGAGAAGGAGGGCGTTGTGGTGGCTTATTCCCAGACTGAGCATGGAGTGA
- the OPALIN gene encoding opalin isoform X2, with protein sequence MTKAYTPGAHLILLPILETSSPAVTSGKGADCGPSLGLAAGIPSLVATALLVALLCTLIHQRRSSSESTEESERPCEISEIYDSPRIAENPRRLPTQEKNITGAEEAHIYVQTVPGSEEPIRDTYRPAVEVQRRRALWWLIPRLSME encoded by the exons ATGACAAAAGCTTATACTCCTGGCGCTCATTTGATCCTCTTACCAATCCTAGAG ACTTCCTCCCCAGCTGTTACCAGTGGGAAAGGAGCA GACTGTGGACCTTCTCTTGGGTTAGCAGCTGGCATCCCGTCCCTGGTGGCCACGGCCCTGCTGGTGGCCTTACTATGTACTCTGATTCACCAAAGAAGAAGCAGCAGTGAGTCCACCGAG gAAAGTGAGAGGCCTTGTGAAATTTCAGAAATCTATGACAGTCCCAGGATAGCTGAG AATCCTAGGAGGTTACCCACACAGGAGAAGAATATCACGGGAGCAGAAGAAGCCCACATATACGTGCAGACTGTTCCAGGAAGTGAGGAGCCCATTCGTGACACTTACCGTCCTGCTGTTGAAGTGCAGAGAAGGAGGGCGTTGTGGTGGCTTATTCCCAGACTGAGCATGGAGTGA